A genomic window from Paraburkholderia phytofirmans OLGA172 includes:
- the cyoA gene encoding ubiquinol oxidase subunit II has protein sequence MKGKTLRGSIGILSAALMLLLSGCSNLDILNPKGSVGLAERDLIATSTWAMLIVVVPVIALTLLFAWRYRASNRHAEYRPGWVHSTGIEIAIWTIPTLIILFLAVLTWKSTHELDPYKPLESQVKPINVEVVALDWKWLFIYPDLGIASVNQLAFPVGTPVNFVITSDTVMNSFFIPQLGGQIYAMAGMQTRLHLIADEAGNYAGTAANFSGKGFSDMKFRALATSPDEFNAWVAKVRASSDRLDMDRYHVVSAPTEKEPVRYFSSVDPKLFHNIIARYNNGNVLDNMKDANCAPKGKG, from the coding sequence ATGAAAGGAAAGACTCTGCGAGGGTCGATAGGCATCCTTTCCGCTGCCCTCATGTTGTTGCTCTCGGGTTGCAGCAACCTCGATATTTTGAATCCGAAGGGAAGTGTGGGGCTGGCGGAACGTGACCTGATTGCCACGTCGACGTGGGCCATGCTGATCGTGGTCGTTCCGGTTATCGCGCTCACGCTGCTGTTCGCATGGCGTTATCGCGCGTCGAACAGGCATGCCGAATACCGTCCGGGCTGGGTGCATTCGACCGGCATCGAAATCGCCATCTGGACGATTCCGACGCTGATCATTCTGTTTCTCGCCGTGCTGACGTGGAAGAGCACGCACGAGCTCGATCCGTATAAGCCGCTCGAGTCGCAGGTGAAGCCGATCAACGTCGAAGTCGTCGCACTCGACTGGAAGTGGCTCTTCATCTATCCCGACCTCGGCATTGCATCGGTGAACCAGCTGGCGTTCCCGGTCGGCACGCCGGTGAATTTCGTCATCACGTCCGACACGGTGATGAACTCCTTCTTCATTCCGCAACTCGGCGGCCAGATCTACGCGATGGCGGGTATGCAAACGCGTCTGCATCTGATTGCTGACGAGGCGGGCAACTATGCAGGCACCGCGGCGAACTTCAGCGGCAAGGGTTTCTCGGACATGAAGTTCCGTGCACTCGCTACGTCGCCTGACGAGTTCAATGCGTGGGTCGCCAAGGTACGCGCTTCGTCCGACCGTCTCGACATGGACCGCTACCACGTGGTGTCGGCGCCTACAGAGAAGGAACCGGTGCGCTACTTCTCGTCGGTCGATCCGAAGCTCTTTCACAACATCATTGCCCGATACAACAACGGTAACGTCCTCGACAACATGAAAGACGCTAACTGTGCGCCAAAGGGTAAGGGGTAA
- the cyoB gene encoding cytochrome o ubiquinol oxidase subunit I translates to MFGKLSLDSIPYHEPIIMVTAAGIALGGALVLGLITYFGKWRYLWTEWFTSVDHKKLGVMYIVVALIMLFRGFADAIMMRTQLALSYNAPGFLPPHHYDQIFTAHGVIMIFFMAMAFMVGLMNLIVPLQIGARDVAFPFLNSLSFWMTAISAILINISLVIGEFAQTGWLAYPPLSELQFSPGVGVDYYLWSLQLSGIGTLLTGVNFFVTIVKMRAPGMTFMKMPVFTWTALCTNVLIMASFPILTVTLALLGLDRYLGMHFFTNDGGGNAMLYLNLIWAWGHPEVYILILPAFGIFSEVVATFAKKPLFGYKTMVWATCAIMVLSFLVWLHHFFTMGSGADVNAFFGIATMVIAIPTGVKVFNWLFTIYKGRLQFTTPILWTLGFMVTFTIGGMTGVMMAIPGADFVLHNSLFLIAHFHNVIIGGVLFGYLAGFNYWFPKAFGFKLNEKWGKASFWFWQIGFWVAFTPLYVLGFMGMTRRLNHYDNPDWHPWLIFAWVGAVLIAIGIACQVLQLVVSIRDRNLPQNRDVTGDSWDGHTLEWATSSPPASYNFAIIPDVRELDAFAEMKLRKNRPKPVYRDIHMPSNTSAGLVVAMFSLVLGFAAVWHIWWLAIVGLVGSIGTVIIYSFQKNEGFYIPAATVAAIEGKRSGAGAQVAIEEKRAGADAQVALEVD, encoded by the coding sequence ATGTTCGGAAAACTCTCACTAGACTCGATTCCGTACCACGAGCCGATCATCATGGTGACGGCTGCCGGGATCGCCCTCGGCGGTGCGCTCGTTCTGGGTCTGATCACCTATTTTGGCAAGTGGCGCTACCTGTGGACCGAATGGTTCACATCGGTCGACCACAAGAAGCTGGGCGTGATGTACATCGTGGTTGCGCTCATCATGCTGTTCCGCGGTTTTGCGGACGCGATCATGATGCGTACCCAGCTAGCGCTGTCGTATAACGCGCCAGGTTTCTTGCCGCCGCATCATTACGACCAGATCTTTACTGCGCACGGCGTCATCATGATTTTCTTCATGGCGATGGCGTTCATGGTCGGCCTGATGAACCTCATCGTGCCGTTGCAGATCGGTGCCCGCGATGTTGCGTTCCCGTTCCTCAACTCGTTGAGCTTCTGGATGACCGCGATCAGCGCGATCCTGATCAACATCTCGCTGGTGATCGGTGAATTCGCGCAAACGGGCTGGCTGGCTTATCCGCCACTGTCCGAATTGCAGTTCAGTCCAGGTGTCGGGGTCGATTATTACCTGTGGAGTCTGCAGCTCTCCGGTATCGGCACGTTGCTGACTGGCGTGAACTTCTTCGTGACCATCGTCAAGATGCGCGCGCCGGGCATGACGTTCATGAAGATGCCAGTGTTCACGTGGACCGCGCTGTGCACGAACGTGCTGATCATGGCCTCGTTCCCGATCCTGACCGTCACGCTCGCGCTGCTCGGTCTGGACCGCTACCTCGGCATGCACTTCTTCACGAACGACGGCGGCGGTAACGCCATGCTGTACCTGAACCTGATCTGGGCATGGGGTCACCCTGAGGTGTACATCCTGATCCTGCCGGCGTTCGGTATCTTCTCGGAAGTCGTGGCTACGTTCGCCAAGAAGCCGCTGTTCGGCTACAAGACGATGGTGTGGGCAACCTGCGCGATCATGGTGCTGTCGTTCCTCGTGTGGCTGCATCACTTCTTCACGATGGGTTCGGGCGCTGACGTCAACGCGTTCTTCGGTATCGCGACGATGGTCATTGCCATTCCGACCGGCGTGAAAGTGTTCAACTGGCTGTTCACGATCTACAAGGGCCGTCTGCAGTTCACGACGCCGATCCTGTGGACCCTCGGCTTCATGGTCACTTTCACGATCGGCGGTATGACCGGCGTGATGATGGCGATTCCAGGCGCGGACTTCGTGCTGCACAACAGCCTGTTCCTGATCGCTCACTTCCACAACGTGATTATTGGTGGCGTGCTGTTCGGCTACCTGGCCGGTTTCAATTACTGGTTCCCGAAGGCGTTCGGCTTCAAGCTGAATGAGAAGTGGGGCAAGGCGTCGTTCTGGTTCTGGCAGATCGGTTTCTGGGTTGCGTTCACGCCGCTGTACGTGCTGGGCTTCATGGGCATGACGCGTCGTCTGAATCACTATGACAATCCGGATTGGCATCCGTGGCTGATATTCGCGTGGGTCGGTGCAGTGCTGATCGCCATCGGTATCGCTTGCCAGGTGCTGCAACTGGTGGTCAGCATCCGCGATCGCAACCTGCCGCAAAACCGCGACGTTACGGGCGATTCGTGGGACGGTCACACGCTGGAATGGGCAACGAGCTCGCCGCCGGCGTCGTACAACTTCGCGATCATTCCGGACGTGCGTGAACTGGACGCATTCGCTGAAATGAAGTTGCGCAAGAATCGGCCGAAGCCGGTGTATCGCGACATTCACATGCCGTCGAACACGTCCGCGGGTCTGGTTGTGGCGATGTTCTCGCTGGTGCTGGGTTTTGCCGCTGTGTGGCACATCTGGTGGCTCGCGATTGTTGGTCTGGTCGGCTCGATCGGTACTGTGATCATTTACAGCTTCCAGAAGAACGAAGGCTTTTACATCCCGGCCGCCACGGTTGCGGCGATTGAAGGAAAACGCTCCGGCGCCGGTGCGCAGGTCGCGATTGAAGAAAAACGCGCCGGCGCCGATGCGCAGGTCGCGTTGGAGGTGGATTGA
- the cyoC gene encoding cytochrome o ubiquinol oxidase subunit III, with the protein MSNNTLAAGLHHHDAHHADHPPSHSVFGFWLYLMTDCIIFASLFAVFAVMQHQFAGGPSGKDLFEIPGVALETTMLLLSSITYGFAMLGAHKNRKGVLLFWLGVTFLLGLAFLVLEMREFSHLIAEGAGPSRSAFLSSFFTLVGTHGLHVTCGLIWMVVLAVQVMRHRDLTERDMIRLTCLSLFWHFLDVVWIGVFTFVYLASVI; encoded by the coding sequence ATGTCAAACAACACTCTTGCGGCGGGCTTGCATCATCACGATGCGCATCATGCCGATCACCCGCCGTCGCATTCGGTATTCGGCTTCTGGCTGTACCTGATGACAGACTGCATCATCTTCGCGTCGCTGTTTGCGGTGTTCGCGGTGATGCAGCACCAGTTCGCGGGTGGGCCGAGCGGTAAGGATCTGTTCGAGATCCCGGGCGTCGCGCTCGAAACGACGATGCTGCTGCTGAGCAGCATCACGTATGGCTTCGCGATGCTGGGTGCGCATAAGAACAGGAAGGGCGTGCTGCTCTTCTGGCTCGGCGTGACGTTCCTGCTGGGTCTTGCGTTCCTCGTGCTGGAAATGCGCGAGTTCTCGCACCTGATCGCCGAGGGCGCTGGCCCGAGCCGTAGCGCGTTCCTGTCGTCGTTCTTTACGCTGGTCGGCACGCACGGTTTGCACGTGACGTGCGGCCTGATCTGGATGGTGGTGCTTGCCGTGCAGGTGATGCGTCATCGTGACCTGACCGAACGCGACATGATTCGCCTGACGTGCCTGAGCCTTTTCTGGCACTTTCTGGACGTCGTGTGGATCGGCGTCTTTACCTTTGTCTACCTTGCGAGCGTGATCTAA
- the cyoD gene encoding cytochrome o ubiquinol oxidase subunit IV produces MDHSHHSHLAHPDEGHGGGSHGSIGSYATGFILSVILTVAAFGLVMNGTLTGENALLAIAGLAFVQIIVHLIFFLHMNTSSAQRWNIMAFGFTVLTAVILIIGSLWIMHNVSMHMMSR; encoded by the coding sequence ATGGACCATAGCCATCACTCACACTTGGCGCACCCGGACGAAGGACACGGGGGTGGAAGTCACGGCAGCATTGGCAGCTATGCGACGGGTTTCATCCTGTCGGTCATTCTGACTGTCGCGGCCTTCGGCCTCGTCATGAACGGGACGCTGACGGGCGAGAACGCATTGCTCGCGATCGCTGGCCTTGCGTTCGTGCAGATCATCGTGCACCTGATTTTCTTCCTGCACATGAATACGTCGTCGGCACAGCGATGGAACATCATGGCGTTCGGCTTTACGGTGCTCACGGCCGTGATTCTGATCATCGGCTCGTTGTGGATCATGCATAACGTCAGCATGCACATGATGTCGCGCTAG